A genome region from Acidimicrobiia bacterium includes the following:
- a CDS encoding rod shape-determining protein — protein sequence MAETLFAFAGQDMAIDLGTANTLVYVRNVGIVLNEPSVVAINVRDNRALAVGMEAKRMIGRTPSNIQAIRPLRDGVIADFDVTEKMLRYFIQKVHRRKWARPRIVICVPSGITPVERRAVEEAAYHAGARRAYTIEEPMAAAIGSGLPIHEPSGSMVVDVGGGTTEVAVISLGGIVVSRSIRVGGDEHDEAIVDWVKKEYNLLLGERTAEQLKMAIGSAYPYPDEPSAEVRGRDLVTGLPKTIVLSSPEVREAIEEPVQVIVDAVKYTLDKTPPELAADIMERGIVLTGGGALLRGLDERIAFETGMPIITADRPLQSVVLGSGKCLEEFDVLQGVLVSSSRP from the coding sequence GTGGCTGAAACCCTTTTTGCATTCGCCGGCCAGGACATGGCCATCGATCTGGGCACCGCGAACACGCTGGTGTACGTACGTAATGTCGGGATAGTGCTCAACGAGCCTTCCGTCGTTGCGATAAACGTGCGGGACAACCGTGCGCTGGCCGTCGGGATGGAAGCGAAGCGGATGATCGGGCGGACGCCCTCCAACATTCAGGCGATCCGTCCGCTGCGTGACGGCGTGATCGCCGACTTCGACGTTACCGAGAAGATGTTGCGGTACTTCATCCAGAAAGTCCACCGTCGCAAATGGGCGAGGCCGCGGATCGTGATCTGTGTCCCCAGCGGCATCACGCCCGTCGAGCGACGGGCCGTCGAGGAGGCCGCCTATCACGCCGGTGCCAGAAGGGCATACACGATCGAAGAGCCGATGGCTGCTGCAATCGGGTCGGGGCTCCCGATTCACGAGCCGTCCGGATCGATGGTGGTCGACGTCGGTGGAGGCACCACCGAGGTCGCGGTCATCTCCCTGGGCGGGATCGTCGTTTCGCGTAGTATCCGGGTCGGCGGAGACGAACACGACGAGGCGATAGTCGATTGGGTGAAGAAGGAGTACAACCTGCTGCTCGGCGAGCGCACCGCCGAACAGCTGAAGATGGCAATCGGATCGGCCTACCCGTATCCGGACGAACCGTCGGCTGAGGTTCGGGGCCGTGATCTCGTCACCGGCCTGCCCAAGACGATTGTGTTGAGCAGTCCCGAAGTCCGGGAAGCGATCGAGGAGCCGGTACAAGTCATCGTCGACGCGGTCAAGTACACCCTCGACAAGACACCGCCGGAACTGGCGGCCGACATCATGGAGAGAGGCATCGTCCTGACCGGCGGCGGCGCGCTGTTGCGGGGTCTCGATGAGAGAATCGCATTCGAGACCGGAATGCCGATCATCACCGCGGATCGTCCACTCCAGTCCGTAGTTCTGGGTTCCGGCAAATGCCTCGAAGAGTTCGATGTGTTGCAGGGGGTCCTGGTCTCGTCAAGCCGCCCGTGA
- a CDS encoding folylpolyglutamate synthase/dihydrofolate synthase family protein has product MNYQEAVDYLDAHIGQGMRPGLDRIRGLAEMMGDPQLAYPVIHITGSNGKTSTSRMITSLLVAHGLRVGTFTSPHLEKIEERFSLDGVPATPGEFAQAVADIRPFVELYEERTGATPTYFELTAALAFSFFATNAVDVAVIEVGLGGRLDATNAVDGKVAVITGIALEHTAWLGNSLEEIAAEKLAIAKESSRLVTGRLPESILEQASEHAKELGISHRRLGAEFHPEFVTMAVGGWAGSISGIYETYEDLYLPLHGKFQFDNLAVAVAAVEELTGRSLDPEAVRAGVAAVTSPGRMEVIGRRPLILLDGAHNPQACELLAEAIDTEFFQTEWVLVVGAMGDKDLEAMLRQFEGQVVSVVATSVDYERAVPAEAVAKVAAEVFDVPVESVPGVPPALEAARRLAGRDGSILVTGSLYVVGEARSALMGSPGGGINSTNP; this is encoded by the coding sequence ATGAACTACCAGGAAGCCGTCGACTATCTCGACGCTCACATCGGACAAGGAATGCGGCCGGGGCTGGATCGGATACGTGGCCTGGCGGAGATGATGGGCGATCCTCAGCTTGCCTATCCGGTGATTCACATAACGGGGAGCAACGGCAAGACATCGACCTCGCGAATGATCACCTCCCTGCTGGTTGCCCATGGGCTGAGGGTCGGCACATTCACCTCTCCACATCTCGAGAAGATCGAGGAACGGTTCTCCCTCGACGGGGTCCCGGCAACGCCCGGGGAGTTCGCACAAGCAGTCGCGGACATTCGGCCCTTCGTCGAGTTGTATGAAGAGCGTACCGGCGCCACGCCTACCTATTTCGAGCTGACTGCTGCGCTGGCCTTCTCGTTCTTTGCAACCAACGCCGTCGACGTGGCAGTGATCGAAGTGGGCCTGGGCGGCCGGCTCGACGCCACAAATGCCGTTGACGGGAAGGTTGCCGTGATCACCGGCATAGCGCTCGAACATACCGCCTGGTTGGGGAACTCGCTGGAAGAGATCGCCGCGGAGAAGCTGGCGATAGCCAAGGAATCGTCCCGGCTGGTGACAGGGCGACTGCCCGAGTCGATTCTGGAGCAGGCATCAGAACACGCGAAGGAACTCGGTATCTCGCACAGGCGGCTGGGAGCGGAGTTCCACCCCGAGTTCGTCACGATGGCAGTCGGCGGGTGGGCCGGTTCGATCAGCGGCATCTACGAAACCTACGAGGACCTCTATCTGCCGCTCCACGGCAAGTTCCAGTTCGACAATCTGGCGGTGGCCGTCGCAGCCGTCGAGGAACTGACCGGCAGGTCGTTGGATCCCGAGGCCGTCCGGGCGGGCGTCGCGGCGGTCACATCGCCGGGGAGAATGGAGGTCATCGGGCGCCGGCCGTTGATCCTCCTCGACGGAGCGCACAACCCGCAGGCCTGTGAACTGCTGGCAGAAGCCATCGATACGGAGTTCTTTCAGACGGAATGGGTTCTGGTAGTTGGCGCCATGGGGGACAAGGATCTCGAAGCGATGTTGCGGCAATTCGAGGGTCAGGTCGTATCGGTGGTCGCCACCTCAGTCGATTATGAGCGCGCCGTCCCGGCCGAAGCAGTGGCGAAGGTGGCGGCCGAGGTCTTCGACGTTCCGGTGGAGTCGGTCCCCGGTGTCCCGCCCGCCCTGGAAGCCGCCCGCCGGCTGGCAGGCCGGGACGGGTCGATCCTGGTCACCGGTTCGCTTTACGTGGTGGGCGAGGCGCGCAGCGCGCTGATGGGGTCACCGGGCGGCGGCATCAACTCGACGAACCCTTAG
- the mreC gene encoding rod shape-determining protein MreC: MLPYGSSRRGTVTLGVLALVSFLLMTFDIRSSGEGFTQTIRSGAQTIFNPFQHVAQAVIDPVVDAFDALANLASLREENDRLRGEREELLSRLSEAEAALVENDQLRALLALYDQFPEYTLTAAAILSSGDSFDLRFTINRGANDGIVVGSAVVDDAGSLIGFIVDVSETTSTVGPIIASGTVVSVVTDGGDPGIISGQGTEDELRLEIYDATGALSVDSVLRTFRHDSNTPNGLNVAIMTAPAEVNVSKIDTNAVVPFVDFTRLQFVTVLGVPSDLVDEPSDTTIPDETDTTGSTVDGGS; this comes from the coding sequence ATGCTCCCATATGGAAGCTCCCGGCGCGGCACCGTCACCCTCGGAGTACTGGCTCTGGTCTCGTTCCTGCTGATGACCTTCGACATCAGATCATCCGGTGAAGGGTTCACCCAGACGATTCGAAGCGGAGCACAGACGATCTTCAATCCCTTCCAGCACGTGGCGCAGGCGGTGATCGACCCCGTCGTCGACGCATTCGACGCCCTCGCCAACCTGGCCTCCCTGCGGGAGGAGAACGACCGGTTGCGCGGAGAACGAGAGGAGTTGCTCTCGCGATTGTCCGAAGCCGAAGCCGCACTGGTTGAGAATGATCAGCTGCGCGCCCTGCTGGCCCTGTACGACCAGTTCCCTGAATACACGCTGACGGCCGCCGCCATACTCAGCAGCGGTGATTCGTTCGACTTGCGTTTCACGATCAACAGAGGTGCCAATGATGGGATCGTTGTCGGAAGCGCCGTCGTCGATGATGCCGGCTCCCTCATCGGCTTCATCGTCGACGTGAGCGAAACGACTTCGACGGTCGGTCCGATCATCGCGTCGGGGACGGTGGTGAGCGTCGTAACCGACGGTGGAGATCCGGGAATCATCTCCGGACAAGGCACGGAGGATGAGCTCCGCCTCGAGATATACGACGCGACGGGCGCTCTGAGCGTCGACAGCGTTCTCAGAACCTTCCGGCACGACAGCAACACGCCCAACGGCCTCAACGTGGCGATCATGACGGCTCCCGCAGAAGTCAACGTATCGAAGATCGACACGAACGCCGTTGTCCCGTTTGTGGATTTCACCCGGCTTCAATTCGTCACCGTTCTGGGCGTACCGTCTGATCT
- the ndk gene encoding nucleoside-diphosphate kinase, whose translation MAHENTFIMVKPDGVARGLVGEVISRFERKGLRLEKIRSLTIDEAMARVHYGEHVDKPFFGELVEFITSGPVVAMEWSGESAVSVARTLMGATDPKQAAPGTIRGDLGLIVTNNIVHGSDSIESAERELEIFFG comes from the coding sequence GTGGCACACGAAAACACATTCATCATGGTGAAACCTGATGGCGTCGCGCGGGGACTGGTCGGCGAGGTCATCAGCAGGTTCGAGCGGAAGGGCCTGCGCCTGGAGAAGATTCGCAGCCTGACGATCGACGAGGCGATGGCCCGGGTGCACTACGGCGAACACGTCGACAAGCCGTTCTTCGGGGAACTGGTTGAGTTCATCACCAGCGGGCCCGTAGTTGCCATGGAATGGTCCGGTGAGTCGGCGGTTTCGGTCGCCCGCACCCTGATGGGCGCAACCGATCCCAAGCAGGCCGCACCCGGGACGATCCGCGGAGATCTCGGCCTGATCGTGACCAACAACATCGTGCACGGCTCGGATTCCATCGAAAGCGCGGAGCGGGAGCTTGAGATCTTCTTCGGTTGA